One genomic segment of Nonomuraea coxensis DSM 45129 includes these proteins:
- a CDS encoding alpha/beta fold hydrolase: protein MPGAAGVLSATVVSADGTPIAYDRYGSGPAVVLVAGAMMERAHPTMAGLAEALAPWFTVLSYDRRGRGGSGDTAPYAVEREVEDLAAVVEAAGGSAKVFGGSSGAGLALEAATRLPGVRELALWEPPYHVDDSAPPLPGDFAEQLAALVAAGRRDTAVERFMVEAAEVPAEAVAGMRAEPFWAAAEAAAHTLAYEAAVMGPGNALPAARLARIDRPALVLNGEDSPAWMRRAGAAVAAALPCAAHRVLEEQTHAVTVEALAPELLEFFARS from the coding sequence GTGCCTGGTGCAGCCGGCGTCCTGAGCGCCACGGTCGTCTCCGCCGACGGCACCCCCATCGCCTACGACCGCTACGGGTCGGGCCCGGCGGTGGTGCTCGTGGCAGGGGCCATGATGGAGCGCGCGCACCCCACGATGGCGGGCCTCGCCGAGGCTCTGGCGCCGTGGTTCACCGTGCTCAGCTACGACCGCAGGGGACGGGGCGGCAGCGGGGACACCGCCCCGTACGCGGTCGAGCGGGAGGTCGAGGACCTGGCGGCGGTGGTCGAGGCGGCCGGGGGGAGCGCGAAGGTGTTCGGCGGGTCGTCGGGGGCGGGGCTGGCGCTGGAGGCGGCCACGCGGCTGCCGGGCGTGCGCGAGCTGGCGCTGTGGGAGCCGCCGTACCACGTGGACGACTCCGCGCCGCCGCTGCCCGGCGACTTCGCCGAGCAGCTCGCCGCCCTGGTGGCGGCCGGGCGGCGGGACACGGCCGTCGAGCGGTTCATGGTGGAGGCGGCCGAGGTGCCCGCCGAGGCCGTGGCCGGGATGCGGGCGGAGCCGTTCTGGGCGGCGGCCGAGGCCGCGGCGCACACGCTCGCGTACGAGGCCGCCGTGATGGGGCCGGGCAACGCGCTGCCGGCCGCGCGGCTGGCCCGGATCGACCGGCCGGCGCTGGTGCTCAACGGCGAGGACAGCCCGGCCTGGATGCGGCGGGCGGGCGCGGCCGTGGCCGCCGCGCTGCCGTGCGCGGCCCACCGGGTGCTGGAGGAGCAGACGCACGCGGTGACGGTGGAGGCGCTGGCGCCGGAGCTGCTGGAGTTCTTCGCCAGGAGCTGA
- a CDS encoding VOC family protein yields MQLFVNLPVKDLDRSKEFFTGLGFTFFGMAEGMASVVINQETQVMLLTEPVFSTYVAKEIADAGKATEAILVLGMENPEQVDALVDKALAAGATPAGVKQEDGVRYQRGFADLDGHHWEALCLVQPAS; encoded by the coding sequence ATGCAGCTCTTCGTGAACCTGCCCGTCAAGGACCTGGACCGGTCGAAGGAGTTCTTCACCGGTCTCGGCTTCACCTTCTTCGGCATGGCCGAGGGCATGGCGTCGGTGGTCATCAACCAGGAGACGCAGGTGATGCTGCTGACCGAGCCGGTGTTCTCCACGTACGTCGCCAAGGAGATCGCCGACGCGGGCAAGGCCACCGAGGCGATCCTCGTCCTCGGCATGGAGAACCCCGAGCAGGTGGACGCGCTGGTGGACAAGGCGCTGGCCGCGGGCGCGACCCCGGCGGGCGTCAAGCAGGAGGACGGCGTGCGCTACCAGCGCGGTTTCGCCGACCTCGACGGCCACCACTGGGAGGCGCTGTGCCTGGTGCAGCCGGCGTCCTGA
- a CDS encoding helix-turn-helix domain-containing protein — MGVLVRTSELPASRRHEVWRSVVCDTLGPLDLRIDPDAPLRGEIEVGRLGPVGVGGVRTSTPHSVHRTAGLIGQGNPELYRVVLALSGSPRLAQGDRATQLSRGEFAIYDFTRPYELAYDSAVRLAVFSFPRDLLALPVDAVARLAAAPIGTESGAGALAVPLLRRVAADHATYTPASAARLSTVVMDLVGAAVAERLELARTLPEDSRQRTLLLRVHAFIEERLGDAGLDPATIAAACHISVRYLHRLFEPEQTTVAAWIRQRRLERCRAELAKGGTEPVSAVAARYGLPDAAHFSRLFRRAYGMSPAEYRRASEVR, encoded by the coding sequence ATGGGGGTGCTGGTCCGCACCAGCGAGTTACCGGCGTCGCGACGCCACGAGGTGTGGCGGAGCGTCGTGTGCGACACGCTCGGGCCGCTCGACCTGCGCATCGACCCCGACGCGCCGCTGCGGGGCGAGATCGAGGTCGGCAGGCTCGGCCCGGTGGGGGTGGGCGGCGTGCGCACCTCGACGCCGCACAGCGTGCACCGCACGGCCGGCCTGATCGGGCAGGGCAACCCGGAGCTCTACCGGGTGGTGCTGGCGCTGTCCGGCAGCCCGCGGCTGGCGCAGGGCGACCGCGCCACCCAGCTCAGCCGGGGCGAGTTCGCGATCTACGACTTCACCCGGCCCTACGAGCTGGCCTACGACAGCGCGGTGCGCCTCGCGGTGTTCAGCTTCCCGCGCGACCTGCTCGCCCTGCCGGTCGACGCCGTCGCCAGGCTGGCCGCGGCCCCGATCGGCACGGAGTCGGGCGCGGGGGCTCTGGCCGTGCCGCTGCTGCGGCGGGTGGCCGCCGACCACGCCACCTACACGCCGGCCAGCGCCGCGCGGCTGTCGACCGTGGTGATGGACCTGGTCGGCGCCGCGGTCGCCGAGCGGCTGGAGCTGGCCCGCACGCTGCCCGAGGACTCCCGGCAGCGTACGCTCCTGCTGCGCGTGCACGCCTTCATCGAGGAGCGTCTCGGCGACGCCGGCCTCGATCCGGCCACGATCGCCGCCGCCTGCCACATCTCGGTCCGCTACCTGCACCGGCTGTTCGAGCCGGAGCAGACGACGGTCGCCGCCTGGATCCGGCAGCGGCGGCTGGAACGCTGCCGGGCGGAGCTGGCCAAGGGCGGCACCGAGCCGGTGAGCGCGGTCGCCGCCCGCTACGGGCTGCCCGACGCGGCGCACTTCAGCCGGCTGTTCCGGCGCGCGTACGGGATGTCGCCGGCGGAGTACCGGCGCGCCTCGGAGGTGCGCTGA
- the lipA gene encoding lipoyl synthase, producing MTVAPEGRKLLRLEVRNAETPIERKPPWIKTKLKTGPEYTELKSLVRREGLHTVCEEAGCPNIYECWEDREATFLIGGDQCTRRCDFCQIDTGKPKEYDRDEPRRVAESVQQMGLKYATVTGVARDDLPDGGAWLYAETARQIHALLPGCGVELLVPDFNGDRGQLEEVFSSKPEVFAHNVETVPRIFKRIRPAFRYERSLQVITMAREAGLVTKSNLILGMGETREEVVEAMRDLHAAGTDLLTITQYLRPTPRHHPVERWVKPEEFVELQAEAEAIGFAGVLSGPLVRSSYRAGRLYQQAIAARQSA from the coding sequence GTGACCGTTGCTCCTGAAGGCCGAAAGCTCCTCCGCCTGGAGGTGCGCAACGCCGAGACCCCGATCGAGCGCAAGCCCCCGTGGATCAAGACCAAGCTGAAGACGGGCCCCGAATACACCGAGCTGAAATCGCTCGTGCGCCGCGAGGGCCTGCACACGGTCTGTGAAGAGGCGGGCTGTCCCAATATCTACGAGTGCTGGGAAGACCGCGAGGCGACGTTCCTCATCGGCGGCGACCAGTGCACGCGCCGGTGCGACTTCTGCCAGATCGACACCGGCAAGCCGAAGGAGTACGACCGCGACGAGCCGCGCAGGGTCGCCGAGTCCGTCCAGCAGATGGGCCTGAAGTACGCGACCGTGACCGGCGTCGCCCGCGACGACCTGCCCGACGGCGGCGCCTGGCTCTACGCAGAGACCGCCCGCCAGATCCACGCGCTGCTGCCCGGCTGCGGTGTCGAGCTGCTGGTGCCCGACTTCAACGGCGACCGCGGCCAGCTGGAGGAGGTCTTCTCCAGCAAGCCCGAGGTGTTCGCCCACAACGTCGAGACGGTGCCGCGCATCTTCAAGCGCATCCGTCCCGCCTTCCGCTACGAGCGCTCGCTCCAGGTGATCACGATGGCCCGCGAGGCCGGGCTGGTCACCAAGTCCAACCTCATCCTCGGCATGGGCGAGACGCGCGAGGAGGTCGTCGAGGCCATGCGCGACCTCCACGCGGCCGGCACCGACCTGCTGACGATCACCCAATACCTGCGGCCGACGCCGCGCCACCACCCGGTGGAGCGCTGGGTCAAGCCGGAGGAGTTCGTCGAGCTGCAAGCCGAGGCCGAGGCGATCGGCTTCGCCGGGGTGCTGTCCGGGCCGCTGGTCCGCTCGTCCTACCGGGCGGGCAGGCTCTACCAGCAGGCCATCGCGGCGCGTCAGAGCGCCTGA
- a CDS encoding M48 family metallopeptidase: MKRLIALVLGLLVHLMTLTFAALGVWAIAAHVTSPLAWLLGGLSLAVAWVLRPRLRTMAGDAEVLERAAAPELYALADRVADRVRVPRPREVAVRDLATDTWYGRVGPLRRPVLVVGLPLWLALPARQRVTLLALAYARVPTREELVVGGALETLEAWRDALMEAGPLRVREEAQTKITASSLGIADQPGTAYEVAGFFGRLLGRVLGGPVLLARYALARLAPASEAASRRRQRELALRAASPKDLAELEELAAGRGYVAPMQAAALRGESVAAIREGALSRFLLTDDGVLTSAPDGELLDGAASGRIDEELRAHYARAIRGFGLIS; the protein is encoded by the coding sequence GTGAAGCGCCTCATCGCTCTCGTCCTCGGGCTGCTGGTGCACCTGATGACGCTGACCTTCGCCGCGCTCGGCGTGTGGGCGATCGCCGCCCACGTCACCTCGCCGCTCGCCTGGCTGCTCGGCGGGCTGAGCCTGGCGGTCGCCTGGGTGCTGCGGCCGCGCCTGCGGACCATGGCGGGCGACGCCGAGGTCCTGGAGCGCGCGGCGGCGCCCGAGCTGTACGCGCTGGCCGACCGGGTCGCCGACCGCGTCCGGGTGCCCAGGCCGCGCGAGGTCGCGGTGCGCGACCTCGCGACCGACACCTGGTACGGCCGCGTGGGCCCGCTCCGCCGCCCGGTGCTCGTGGTGGGGCTGCCGCTGTGGCTGGCGCTGCCGGCCAGGCAGCGGGTGACGCTGCTGGCGCTCGCGTACGCGCGGGTGCCGACCCGCGAGGAGCTGGTGGTCGGCGGGGCCTTGGAGACGCTGGAGGCCTGGCGCGACGCGCTGATGGAGGCCGGGCCGCTGCGCGTGCGGGAGGAGGCCCAGACGAAGATCACCGCCTCGTCGCTGGGGATCGCCGACCAGCCGGGCACCGCGTACGAGGTGGCGGGCTTCTTCGGCCGCCTGCTCGGCCGGGTGCTCGGCGGCCCGGTGCTGCTGGCCCGGTACGCGCTGGCGCGGCTGGCCCCCGCCAGCGAGGCGGCGTCCCGGCGACGGCAGCGGGAGCTGGCCCTGCGGGCGGCCTCGCCGAAGGACCTGGCCGAGCTGGAGGAGCTGGCCGCCGGCCGCGGCTACGTGGCGCCGATGCAGGCGGCGGCGCTGCGCGGGGAGAGCGTGGCCGCGATCAGGGAGGGCGCGCTGTCCCGCTTCCTGCTCACCGACGACGGCGTGCTCACCTCCGCGCCCGACGGCGAGCTGCTCGACGGCGCCGCTTCCGGCCGGATCGACGAGGAGCTGCGCGCCCATTACGCGCGGGCGATCCGCGGCTTCGGCCTCATCTCCTGA
- the lipB gene encoding lipoyl(octanoyl) transferase LipB: MRPIPGDDPHALAIVRLGVDVPYEQAWSLQRWVHGKRAAGELPDTVLFLEHAPVYTAGRRTAPAERPSDGTPVVDVDRGGRLTWHGPGQLVAYPIAAVTDVVAFVCRLEETMIQVCADFGVSARRVSGRAGVWAIGDPALGLPDRQLGAVGIRVAGGVSMHGFALNCANDPRWFNRIAPCGLPDVGVSSLSAETGRRIVVEEVLPIAEKRLAEALGKEGFDLHEEDLLRR; this comes from the coding sequence ATGCGCCCCATCCCCGGGGACGATCCCCACGCACTGGCCATCGTCCGACTCGGCGTCGACGTCCCCTACGAGCAGGCCTGGTCGCTCCAGCGCTGGGTGCACGGCAAACGGGCGGCGGGCGAGCTGCCCGACACCGTCCTGTTCCTGGAGCACGCGCCCGTCTACACGGCGGGCAGACGCACCGCGCCCGCCGAGCGTCCCTCCGACGGCACCCCGGTCGTCGACGTCGACCGGGGCGGCCGGCTCACCTGGCACGGCCCGGGGCAGCTCGTGGCCTATCCGATCGCCGCCGTCACCGACGTGGTCGCCTTCGTCTGCCGCCTGGAGGAGACGATGATCCAGGTGTGCGCCGACTTCGGCGTCTCGGCCCGGCGGGTGAGCGGGCGGGCCGGGGTGTGGGCGATCGGCGACCCCGCGCTGGGGCTGCCCGACCGGCAGCTCGGCGCGGTCGGCATCAGGGTCGCGGGCGGCGTCAGCATGCACGGCTTCGCGCTCAACTGCGCCAACGACCCCCGCTGGTTCAACCGCATCGCGCCGTGCGGGCTGCCCGACGTGGGCGTCTCCTCGCTGTCGGCCGAGACCGGCCGCCGCATCGTGGTCGAGGAGGTCCTGCCGATCGCGGAGAAGCGGCTGGCCGAGGCGCTCGGCAAGGAGGGCTTCGACCTGCACGAGGAGGACCTGCTCCGGCGGTGA
- a CDS encoding peptidase E produces the protein MTRSGQSHILAIGGGSFRPSPRYSFVEASGLLRYGLDLTGQDRPKLGLLATAMGDDSAWILKMYGAFAGWDVEVSHLTVFPMPNVPDPRAWLLEQDMIYVSGGSVANLMALWRLHGLDEALTEAWRAGVVLSGQSAGALCWHVGGNTDSFGPELRVWADGLALLPYSCGVHYDSDPQRRPLLQQSVASGELPGGYAADEGVGLHYVGAEFIQAVSVSPGGYAYKLEHDGAGGVKELRIEPRVLTP, from the coding sequence ATGACACGGTCAGGCCAGTCGCACATTCTCGCGATCGGGGGCGGCTCGTTCCGCCCGAGCCCGCGCTACTCCTTCGTCGAGGCGAGCGGGCTGCTGCGCTACGGGCTGGACCTGACCGGCCAGGACCGCCCCAAGCTGGGCCTGCTGGCGACCGCGATGGGCGACGACTCCGCGTGGATCCTGAAGATGTACGGCGCGTTCGCCGGCTGGGACGTCGAGGTGAGCCATCTGACGGTGTTCCCGATGCCCAATGTGCCCGATCCGAGAGCCTGGTTGCTGGAACAGGACATGATCTACGTGAGCGGCGGCAGCGTGGCCAACCTGATGGCGCTGTGGCGGCTGCACGGCCTGGACGAGGCGCTGACCGAGGCGTGGCGGGCCGGGGTGGTGCTGTCGGGGCAGAGCGCGGGCGCGCTGTGCTGGCACGTGGGCGGCAACACCGACTCCTTCGGCCCCGAGCTGCGCGTGTGGGCCGACGGCCTGGCCCTGCTCCCCTACTCCTGCGGCGTCCACTACGACTCCGACCCGCAGCGCCGCCCGCTGCTGCAGCAGTCGGTGGCGAGCGGCGAACTGCCCGGCGGCTACGCCGCCGACGAGGGCGTCGGCCTGCACTACGTGGGCGCCGAGTTCATCCAGGCGGTGAGCGTCTCGCCCGGCGGCTACGCCTACAAGCTGGAGCACGACGGGGCGGGCGGGGTCAAGGAGTTGCGGATCGAACCGCGCGTGCTGACCCCCTGA
- a CDS encoding TIGR01777 family oxidoreductase produces the protein MAIIVTGASGLLGTALTEALRAEGREVVRLVRRPARDPGEVSWRPGERLSSLEALEGAEAAVHLAGASIGDRRWSEAYKRELVTSRVDGTRTLVGALRELSSPPEVLLSASGVDFYGDTGDREIDESAGKGTGFLADLCERWEGEALRAEEAGVRTVLLRSGLVLSKRGGALGRVLPLFRMGLGAPLGTGRQYWSWITVADWVGAVLHLIRQREVRGPVNLTSPSPVTNTEFTRTLAKAVGRSAMPIPVPAVALSLGLGEFARAGLLPSHRIVPGRLVGSGYRFAHTRLDEALRAVL, from the coding sequence ATGGCGATCATCGTGACGGGGGCGTCGGGGCTGCTCGGGACGGCGCTGACCGAGGCGCTGCGCGCGGAGGGGCGCGAGGTCGTGCGCCTGGTGCGCAGGCCGGCCCGCGACCCGGGAGAGGTGTCCTGGCGGCCGGGCGAGCGGCTCTCCTCCCTGGAGGCGCTGGAGGGCGCCGAGGCGGCGGTGCACCTCGCGGGCGCGTCCATCGGCGACCGGCGCTGGAGCGAGGCGTACAAACGCGAGCTGGTCACCAGCAGGGTCGACGGCACCCGCACGCTGGTCGGCGCGCTGCGCGAGCTGTCCAGCCCGCCCGAGGTGCTGCTGTCGGCCTCCGGCGTCGACTTCTACGGCGACACCGGCGACCGGGAGATCGACGAGAGCGCGGGCAAGGGCACCGGCTTCCTGGCCGACCTGTGCGAGCGGTGGGAGGGCGAGGCGCTGCGGGCCGAGGAGGCCGGCGTCCGCACCGTGCTGCTGCGCAGCGGGCTCGTGCTGAGCAAGCGGGGCGGGGCGCTCGGCCGCGTCCTGCCGCTGTTCCGGATGGGCCTCGGGGCGCCGCTCGGCACCGGCCGCCAATACTGGTCGTGGATCACCGTGGCCGACTGGGTGGGCGCGGTGCTCCACCTGATCCGGCAGCGGGAGGTGCGCGGGCCGGTCAACCTCACCTCGCCCTCCCCCGTCACCAACACCGAGTTCACCCGTACGCTGGCGAAGGCGGTCGGCAGGAGCGCGATGCCGATCCCCGTGCCCGCGGTCGCGCTCTCGCTCGGCCTCGGCGAGTTCGCCCGCGCGGGGCTGCTGCCGAGCCACCGGATCGTGCCGGGCAGGCTCGTGGGCAGCGGCTACCGCTTCGCCCATACCCGACTCGACGAGGCGCTGCGCGCCGTACTCTAG
- the sucB gene encoding 2-oxoglutarate dehydrogenase, E2 component, dihydrolipoamide succinyltransferase: protein MPVSVQMPQLGESVTEGTVTRWLKKEGERVEADEPLLEVSTDKVDTEIPSPSAGVLTKIVVAEDETVEVGAELAVIDENAQEGAAAPAAEAPAPQAQPEPEPEPEPAPAPQASSIPQPAPAQATPPPAPAPQPAPQAQAPAPAPAQPAAEPAPIPSSGESPYVTPLVRKLANEHGVDLDAISGTGVGGRIRKQDVLEAAKAQREKAAPAPAAAPAAPAAQAPAAQAPVAAAPEPVEVDTTLRGRTEKMTRLRQTIAKRMVESLQTAAQLTSVVEVDVTKISQLRARAKDDFFRREGVKLTFTPFFAMATVEALKQHPKLNATINNETNEVTYFDVENLGMAVDTDRGLLAAVVKSAGDLNLAGLARKITDLAERTRNNQVTPDELTGGTFTLTNTGSRGALFDTPILNQPQVGMLGTGAVVKRPVVLDTPEGEVIAVRSMVYLALTYDHRLVDGADAARFLTTIKRRLEEGRFEAQLGLA, encoded by the coding sequence ATGCCGGTCTCCGTACAGATGCCCCAGCTCGGCGAGAGCGTGACCGAGGGCACCGTAACCCGTTGGCTGAAGAAGGAGGGCGAGCGCGTCGAGGCCGACGAGCCGCTCCTCGAGGTGTCCACCGACAAGGTCGACACCGAGATCCCGTCGCCGTCCGCGGGCGTCCTCACGAAGATCGTCGTCGCCGAGGACGAGACGGTCGAGGTCGGCGCGGAGCTGGCCGTCATCGACGAGAACGCCCAGGAGGGCGCGGCCGCCCCGGCCGCCGAGGCCCCGGCGCCGCAGGCCCAGCCCGAGCCGGAGCCCGAGCCCGAGCCGGCCCCGGCTCCGCAGGCCAGCTCCATCCCGCAGCCGGCGCCCGCGCAGGCGACGCCGCCGCCCGCTCCGGCCCCGCAGCCCGCCCCGCAGGCCCAGGCGCCCGCCCCGGCTCCGGCCCAGCCGGCCGCCGAGCCTGCGCCGATCCCGTCGTCCGGCGAGAGCCCCTACGTCACGCCGCTGGTGCGCAAGCTCGCCAACGAGCACGGCGTCGACCTCGACGCGATCAGCGGCACCGGCGTGGGCGGCCGCATCCGCAAGCAGGACGTGCTGGAGGCCGCCAAGGCGCAGCGCGAGAAGGCCGCCCCGGCTCCCGCCGCCGCTCCGGCCGCTCCCGCCGCCCAGGCCCCGGCCGCGCAGGCGCCGGTCGCCGCGGCGCCCGAGCCGGTCGAGGTCGACACCACGCTGCGCGGCCGCACCGAGAAGATGACGCGGCTGCGTCAGACCATCGCCAAGCGCATGGTCGAGTCGCTGCAGACCGCCGCGCAGCTCACCTCGGTCGTCGAGGTCGACGTCACCAAGATCTCGCAGCTCCGGGCGCGGGCGAAGGACGACTTCTTCCGCCGCGAGGGCGTGAAGCTGACCTTCACCCCGTTCTTCGCGATGGCCACGGTCGAGGCGCTCAAGCAGCACCCCAAGCTCAACGCCACGATCAACAACGAGACCAACGAGGTCACCTACTTCGACGTCGAGAACCTCGGCATGGCGGTCGACACCGACCGTGGCCTGCTCGCGGCGGTCGTCAAGAGCGCCGGCGACCTCAACCTCGCCGGTCTGGCCCGTAAGATCACCGACCTCGCCGAGCGCACCCGCAACAACCAGGTGACGCCCGACGAGCTCACCGGCGGCACGTTCACGCTGACCAACACCGGCAGCCGCGGCGCGCTGTTCGACACCCCGATCCTCAACCAGCCGCAGGTCGGCATGCTCGGCACGGGCGCGGTCGTCAAGCGTCCCGTCGTGCTCGACACGCCCGAGGGCGAGGTCATCGCGGTGCGCTCGATGGTCTACCTCGCGCTGACCTACGACCACCGCCTGGTCGACGGCGCCGACGCCGCCCGCTTCCTCACGACGATCAAGCGTCGGCTGGAGGAGGGCCGCTTCGAGGCGCAGCTCGGCCTCGCGTAA
- the lpdA gene encoding dihydrolipoyl dehydrogenase, producing the protein MAYDIVVLGGGSGGYACALRAAELGKSVALIEKDKIGGTCLHRGCIPTKALLHSAEVADETRESASYGVRARFEGIDVQGVHAFKDKIVTRAWKGVQGLLKGAGVTIVEGEGRLAGANRVQVGEEVYEGRNLVLATGSAPRSLPGLEIDGERVITSEHTLRMDHVPSSVIVLGGGVIGVELASVYRSFGAEVTIVEALPHLLPAEEESSSKLLERAFRRRGIKYELGVFFDGVKTTETGVVVTLANGKTLDAELLLVAVGRGPVSAGMGFEEQGIALERGAVVVDEHCRTSVAGVYAIGDLIPTPQLAHAGFAEGIMVAEHIAGLNPPPINYDGVPRITYSDPEVASVGITSAQAAERGIEIVEQVYDLAGNPKSQILGTSGAVKVIAQKDGPVVGVHMVGRRIGELVTEGQLIYNWEALPSEVAQLIHAHPTQSEAMGEAMLALAGKPLHVHN; encoded by the coding sequence GTGGCCTACGACATCGTCGTCCTAGGTGGCGGCAGTGGCGGTTACGCCTGCGCGCTCAGGGCCGCCGAGCTGGGCAAGTCGGTCGCCCTGATCGAGAAGGACAAGATCGGCGGCACCTGCCTCCACCGGGGATGCATCCCCACGAAGGCGCTGCTGCACTCGGCCGAGGTCGCCGACGAGACCCGCGAGAGCGCGTCCTACGGCGTCAGGGCCCGCTTCGAGGGCATCGACGTCCAGGGCGTGCACGCCTTCAAGGACAAGATCGTCACGCGGGCCTGGAAGGGCGTGCAGGGCCTGCTCAAGGGCGCGGGCGTGACGATCGTCGAGGGCGAGGGCCGGCTGGCCGGCGCCAACCGGGTCCAGGTGGGCGAGGAGGTCTACGAGGGCCGCAACCTCGTCCTCGCCACCGGCTCGGCCCCGCGCTCCCTGCCCGGCCTGGAGATCGACGGCGAGCGCGTCATCACCAGCGAGCACACGCTGCGGATGGACCACGTGCCGAGCTCCGTGATCGTCCTCGGCGGTGGCGTGATCGGCGTCGAGCTGGCCAGCGTCTACCGCTCGTTCGGCGCCGAGGTGACGATCGTCGAGGCGCTGCCGCACCTGCTGCCCGCCGAGGAGGAGTCGAGCTCCAAGCTGCTGGAGCGGGCCTTCCGCCGCCGCGGCATCAAATACGAGCTGGGCGTCTTCTTCGACGGCGTCAAGACCACCGAGACGGGCGTCGTGGTCACCCTGGCCAACGGCAAGACGCTCGACGCCGAGCTGCTGCTCGTCGCCGTCGGGCGCGGCCCGGTCTCGGCCGGCATGGGCTTCGAGGAGCAGGGCATAGCCCTCGAGCGCGGCGCGGTCGTCGTCGACGAGCACTGTCGCACCTCGGTGGCCGGCGTCTACGCCATCGGTGACCTGATCCCGACGCCGCAGCTCGCCCACGCCGGCTTCGCGGAGGGCATCATGGTGGCCGAGCACATCGCCGGCCTCAACCCGCCGCCCATCAACTACGACGGCGTGCCGCGCATCACCTACTCCGACCCCGAGGTGGCCTCGGTCGGCATCACCTCGGCGCAGGCCGCCGAGCGCGGCATCGAGATCGTCGAGCAGGTCTACGACCTCGCGGGCAACCCCAAGAGCCAGATCCTCGGCACCTCCGGCGCGGTGAAGGTCATCGCCCAGAAGGACGGCCCGGTCGTCGGTGTCCACATGGTGGGCCGGCGCATCGGCGAGCTCGTCACGGAGGGCCAGCTGATCTACAACTGGGAGGCGCTGCCCTCAGAGGTCGCCCAGCTCATCCACGCACACCCGACCCAGTCCGAGGCGATGGGTGAGGCGATGCTGGCCCTGGCCGGCAAGCCGTTGCACGTACACAACTAG
- a CDS encoding leucyl aminopeptidase, whose protein sequence is MTTVRLNSADPVSLDTDALIVGFTTGQDGPTPAAGAESLDAAFGGKLAASLGAVAFTGKSGELAKLPTFGAVTAPLLVAVGLGDSYDAEALRRAAGAAVRSLAGTARAALALPAATPEEAEAVALGGLLGAYSFGRYRTTGDQKEPVAELTVLSGQPGSAVERAQVLAASVTLVRDLVNTPPSDLWPAKFAEIAEQVGGEAGLSVEVLDDKQLRDGGYGGLIGVGQGSVNPPRLVRLSYTHPEATKTLTYVGKGITFDSGGLSLKPSAAMDWMKSDMGGAGAVFGALVGIARLGLPVNAVGYLCLAENLPSGTAQRPSDVIHSYSGKTVEVLDTDAEGRLVLMDGIARAAEDDPDLIVDVATLTGAQIVALGWRTAGVMSNDDAVRELVVEAAGAAGENAWGMPLPEELRKGLDSPIADIANLHPERFGGMLTAGIFLKEFVPDGVRWAHIDMAGPAFNKGEPYGYIPKGGTGAVTRTLIGLAERHASI, encoded by the coding sequence GTGACCACTGTGCGGCTGAACTCAGCAGATCCCGTCTCTCTCGACACCGACGCGTTGATCGTCGGCTTCACGACGGGCCAGGACGGACCGACCCCCGCCGCGGGCGCCGAATCCCTCGACGCGGCCTTCGGCGGCAAGCTGGCCGCCTCGCTCGGCGCGGTCGCCTTCACCGGCAAGAGCGGCGAGCTGGCCAAGCTGCCCACCTTCGGAGCGGTCACCGCCCCGCTGCTGGTCGCGGTCGGCCTCGGCGACTCCTACGACGCCGAGGCCCTGCGCAGGGCCGCGGGTGCCGCCGTCCGCTCGCTGGCCGGCACCGCCCGCGCCGCGCTCGCCCTGCCCGCGGCCACGCCCGAGGAGGCCGAGGCCGTCGCGCTCGGCGGCCTGCTCGGCGCCTACTCCTTCGGCCGCTACCGCACCACCGGCGACCAGAAGGAGCCGGTGGCGGAGCTGACCGTGCTCTCCGGGCAGCCCGGGTCCGCGGTCGAGCGCGCCCAGGTGCTCGCCGCCTCCGTCACGCTCGTCCGCGACCTGGTCAACACGCCGCCCTCCGACCTCTGGCCGGCCAAGTTCGCCGAGATCGCCGAGCAGGTGGGCGGCGAGGCCGGGCTGAGCGTCGAGGTGCTCGACGACAAGCAGCTGCGCGACGGCGGCTACGGCGGCCTCATCGGCGTCGGCCAGGGCTCGGTCAACCCGCCGCGCCTGGTCCGCCTGTCCTACACGCACCCCGAGGCCACCAAGACCCTCACGTACGTCGGCAAGGGCATCACCTTCGACTCGGGCGGCCTGTCGCTCAAGCCGTCCGCGGCCATGGACTGGATGAAGTCCGACATGGGCGGCGCGGGCGCGGTGTTCGGCGCGCTGGTCGGCATCGCCCGCCTCGGCCTGCCGGTCAACGCCGTCGGCTACCTCTGCCTGGCCGAGAACCTCCCGAGCGGCACCGCGCAGCGCCCCTCCGACGTCATCCACAGCTACAGCGGCAAGACCGTCGAGGTGCTCGACACCGACGCCGAGGGCCGCCTGGTGCTGATGGACGGCATCGCCCGCGCCGCCGAGGACGACCCCGACCTGATCGTCGACGTCGCCACCCTCACCGGCGCGCAGATCGTCGCGCTCGGCTGGCGCACGGCCGGCGTCATGTCCAACGACGACGCCGTCAGGGAGCTGGTCGTCGAGGCCGCGGGCGCCGCCGGCGAGAACGCCTGGGGCATGCCGCTGCCCGAGGAGCTGCGCAAGGGCCTCGACTCCCCGATCGCCGACATCGCCAACCTCCACCCCGAGCGTTTCGGCGGCATGCTGACCGCCGGCATCTTCCTCAAGGAGTTCGTGCCGGACGGCGTCCGCTGGGCCCACATCGACATGGCCGGGCCCGCGTTCAACAAGGGCGAGCCGTACGGATACATCCCCAAGGGCGGCACCGGCGCGGTCACCCGCACCCTGATCGGACTCGCCGAGCGGCACGCGAGCATCTGA